In the genome of Longimicrobiaceae bacterium, the window GGCCCGGCCGGATCGGCCGGGCCCCTCTTTTAGCTAACGGTCCCCGCCTCCGATGGGGAGGATGGGGGCGGGCGCCTCCAGCGGGCTCCGCCGCGAGTCGGCGAGCCTCCACGCGAGCGCGGCCAGGATGAGCAGCGCCAGCAGGATCCCGGCAAGGAACGCCACGCGGCGCGTAGCGGGGGGCTCCCATCCGGCGGGGCTCCCCGTGTGCTCGCGGGACGCGCCGCAGGCTGGGCACGAAGCTCGGGCGGCGGGGATCTCCGCGCCGCAGTTCCGGCAGACGATCCTCTGCATGACTCCGGGGGCTCGCGATTGGGCGGGCCTTTCGGCCGTTCGGGATACGGACCGCGGAGCCATGCATTTTCGGCGCCGCGCCGGGAGGGCGCGGCGGGTGCCTCAGGGGGCTTCGAAGACGAACCGGATGCTCCGGGATGCCGCGGCCGTGCTGCCGAACACGCCGTTCGCCCCGGTGATTCCGATGGAGGCGTGCTCTGCCCGGATCCCCTGCTGGCTCGTGAGGCGGCCGTACCGGGCCAGGGCGGTGTCCAGCACGACCAGGTGGATGGCCGCGTCGACCGAGTCGGGCCGCACCGGCGCCTGCGACGGCGACCCGGACCGGCAGCCGGGCATCGCTCCCCGGAGGACGATGGAGTCCCCGCCGATTCCACTCAGCACGCCATCCCCCCGGAGCCGATCGCCCTCATCCGTCACGTACAGGTCGCACCGGACACCGGGGGCGGCCGCGCCGCCCCGGTACGCCGTGCCGTTCAGGACCCGCAGCGCCACCTGCTCGCCTGGCGCCTCGATCCGCCACGTCACGGCGAAGGGGACGATCTCGCCCCAGGAATCGTGCGGGGGGCGCCGGATCCGGAGCCGGCCCCCTTCGGCCGGGCGCACCACCTCCGGCGGGCGCGGGACGGTGTTCCGCCCGGTCACGAGCCCGCCTCCCGGAAGCTCCGCGCGGAGCGTGTAGGTCTCCCCCACGCGCACGCCGCCGGGGAGGACGGCCGCGTAGCAGCCGGACTGGATGGCCGTGGGAGTGGTGGGCTGCTCGAACCCGAAGTTCGGGAGCGTCTTGCAGGCGGGGAACCCCGTAGGCGCCTCCCGCAGCTCCACCTCCACGCCGCCTCCCGCGATGCGCACCCGCGCCCCGGAGACCGGCCGGACGCCGAGCGCTCCTGCGCGCGTGCCGGCCTCCTCGATCAGCACCGCGACCGTGTCGGAGCCCGCCCTGAGCACGTAGTGGAGCTGGACCTGGTCCGGCACGTCGATGTCGGTGGGGGGCCGCAGGAGCTCGCAGCCGGCGAGGAGCAGCCCGAGCAGCCCGAGCAGCCCGAGTGAAGCGCGGCCCATCAGAACCTCCACTCCACGCCGAAGGTGGGGAATACCGGGAGCTGCGGCGCGTACTGCAGCTTCATGCCGCCGGCCTGGCGCGGGTCGTCCGTCACCCATCCCGTCTCCGGCCAGGCGAAGAGCACGTTGCGGGTGTTGAGCACGTTGAGCACCTGGAAATAGGGGGTGACGGTCGTCCGACGCCCGAACCAGCGCCGCGCGTAGTCCCTGCGCGCGCCGAGGTCCAGGCGGAAGTAGCCGGGAAGCCGGGCGGAGTTGTGGTCGCCCATGATGGGCACGAGGGAGTGATAGTCTCCGAACCCCCCGGTTCCCCCGGAGAGCGGGTAGCTGCTCATCACCCCGACCACGGGGGTGTACGGCTGACCGCTGGCCAGGACCAGCCGGGCGCTGAGCTG includes:
- a CDS encoding zinc-ribbon domain-containing protein, producing the protein MQRIVCRNCGAEIPAARASCPACGASREHTGSPAGWEPPATRRVAFLAGILLALLILAALAWRLADSRRSPLEAPAPILPIGGGDR
- a CDS encoding DUF4249 family protein yields the protein MGRASLGLLGLLGLLLAGCELLRPPTDIDVPDQVQLHYVLRAGSDTVAVLIEEAGTRAGALGVRPVSGARVRIAGGGVEVELREAPTGFPACKTLPNFGFEQPTTPTAIQSGCYAAVLPGGVRVGETYTLRAELPGGGLVTGRNTVPRPPEVVRPAEGGRLRIRRPPHDSWGEIVPFAVTWRIEAPGEQVALRVLNGTAYRGGAAAPGVRCDLYVTDEGDRLRGDGVLSGIGGDSIVLRGAMPGCRSGSPSQAPVRPDSVDAAIHLVVLDTALARYGRLTSQQGIRAEHASIGITGANGVFGSTAAASRSIRFVFEAP